The DNA region CTCGAACTCGTTGCGCGTCTGGCTCTGGCTCTCGTCATGTAACACGACGGTCAGCGGGTGCTCAGGTGAGAGCACCGCTTGCACGAAGGGATCGTCCACATCCAGTGCTGGGAGGACGTCCTGGCGCTGAGAGTAGAAGTTGAGGTCGTCGTACCGCTTGTAGATCTGGTCGGAGAGGAACCGGGCGATGTCCTTGTGGAGGCGATAGCTGCGTTCGAACTTGATCATCTTCGGCCTGGGCTGCATCTCTGCGAGCGTTTGGAACAGGGAGCGGTAGGTCTTGAACTGCTGGAACGTGCGGCGGAGCTCGCTCTCCCAGTCGTGCTGGACTATGGGAGGCATCTGGCGATGATCGCCCACCACGATCAGTTGGCCGTCCAGCTTCAGGGGAAGGGCCGCCATAATCGCCTCTGGAATGTTCATCTGCGATGCCTCGTCCAGCACCAGGCACTCTATGAGGTCGTGACCAAAGAGGCAAGCGGGGTTGTCCAGCTTGCATCTCCAATGCTCATATATCATGCGCCTGATGGACGCTGGGGTGGCGCCGAGTACAGCCCAACTAAGGGCTTCTAGCTCCCGGGCAGCGTTCCGGCAAGCCTTGTTGCTCGTGTAGAGCTTGATGCGGGGGTGCTGGAGGGAGGAACTATCTTCTCTAGTGGTCACCCGCATCAGCGGGAGGGCCCACAGCCGCTTGTCAAAGTACTTGAAGAAGCGGTCCCTCTCGGCGGCAGGCAGCTGTGACCTGATGCTTTCCAGCTGTTCGAGCACCTCCGCCACCTTGCCAAGGAGCACGTCGGTGGCGGCGTGCGTCTTGCAGGATAGGAGCACCCTGAGGCGCATGTCCGCTGCCATGGCTCCTTGGATGCGCGCCAACACGGCGTACGCAGTAGTGGTGCTCTTGCCGGTGCCCGGAGGTCCCTGTACGAGCAGCAGGGAGGCTTCCCCGAGCTGCCCTACGTATTCCCGCTTGGAGGGTTCCATCTCGCCCAGGTATCCGATGCTCGCCAGCCATTCCAGTCCCTGAAGGAAGAGCGCCTGCGCCTGGGCAGCCTCTTGTGGCCAGCATACCCTCTGCGCGCCTGGGGACACCAGCCGCTCATACAGAGCGTTCCTGCTCTCGCGCAGCCCTCGCACGACGAGCGCGCAGTACAGGCCATACCAATCATTGGGATCTTGATCGAGCACGTACTGCTGACCGTCCTGCAGGGGGGCAGCCATATCAGATTTGTCATTGGTGCCGAACACGTAGTGCTTGATGTTAAGAGGATTGACACCGTGCTCATTCCTCACCGTCACGTCGACGTAAGCCTCGCGCACCTGTCCCTGTTCGTCTCCCTCCGCCTCGATGTGGTCGATCTTGGCTCTTAGGCCGTACAGGATCTGCCTGAAGGTCGGGGCGAAAGGCTCCTTATTGGTGGCATCGGGGCGCGTGTCGCGTGTCCATCTCGGGGAGATTATGACCTTGGAGTCCTCCCCCAGGTCGACCAGCGCCAGGATCTCGTCCACGCTGAGGTCGGTGCCCGAGGCGTCAACTATCAGTCGGTAGCGAGATGGGCTCTTACCCTTGGCCAACAGATCCTGTTGCTCCGCGAGCATCTCGGGTGGCTGCAGGCGCTCCTCGTAGCGCACGATCAGCGAGACGCCTGCAAGCACCCGATCCTCAGGCCGCCTCTGCACGTTCTCCTTCCATGTGGATAGCTCCACCATGCGCTCCATGGTAAGGAACTCCTCCAGCGCATCCGCCAGGGTGCGGGCCGACTCCACGTCCCGCAGGTCGGGCAGCCGGAAGCCTTTCTTAGTGGTGTACTTGTTGGGCTCCAGCGAGGAGGCGATGTGCTCTATAGCCTCCAGGCGCTTGACCTCGAACGCCCGCAACAGATCCAGCGTGATGCCCCTTCTGTACCCTGCGTAAGGATCTCCTCTGCCCTGGAAGTACTCCGGGGGATCCAGCCTTCCCCAGGCGGCGTAGGCGTACTCTAGGGGGATGTCGCTGCCGAAGCGTGGGCGTGACATGTACCAGGAGGAGTCTTCCTGGTCTGAGAGCTTTCCCCAGCAGTCGAAGATGCCCACCTTGAAGATCTCCTTGAAATTCGGGTTCCCGTCCCATTGGAAGCGCTTGCCGTTGACCCACAGATCGCTGGCCACCATGTAGAGGCTTTGGCAATGGAATGGTAGGTTCTTGAAGCGCCTGATCTCCTCGCTCAGGAACGTGACCATGGGCGAATCGAACGCTGCCACCTGGGTGATGAAGTCATGTAAGTTGGTAGCTCCAAAGATGGCGTCCAAGTGACGCCCAAGACTCTCCAGCAGGTGCTGCTGATCATCACGGTCATAGAACACCAGGTGTATGGGCGCCTCGCCGTTCTCGTTACGCACGGCCAGTTGATCCAACGCCACCAGGAGGTTCTTCACCCAATCCAGGAAGAGCTCCCGCTCGCTGCTGGGGTCTGGTGGCCCCGAGGTGATGCGCACGACGTTGCCCGACCTGTGCTTCACGCCGCCCTTGTGGGCGACGATGCGTGCCCCCAGCATGTATATACAGTCCTGGAGGTAGTCGTACTGGGAATCGATGTAGATCATCACCAGGTTGGGATGCATCTCCGGGGAGCAGATCGGCAGGGACGAGTACCCGTTGTCGGGGATGTCGGACCGCACGCTCTCTCCCTGCTTGTACCTGTGACGCACATATCGCTTGGCGCGGTATATGAGCTCGTCGAGCCTGGAGGCGAGTGCCCAGGACCTCCGCAGGCTGCGTACTAGCTCCCTCTGCTCTGTGGGCGTCTGCAGTCGACCGTTTACGATCCTCTTGAGATTCGCTACCTGCTGGACCTTCGTCAGCCCTGCATCCAGCAGGGCTGACTTCTCAGTGGTGGAAATGAAGGGGATCATGGAGAGATCATCATGCTCGTAGGCCCATTTGAGGCAGAAGCGGGAGTAGACGCAGGCATCACAACCGGCATTCAGGTGGAAGAAGACGTCCTCAAAGCGAGAGGCCAGCACCCTCTCGGCTCTGGAGTCCTCCCCGAGCAGGAGGCTGTCCAGCATCTGCGCGAAGACGTCGGGGTCTTCCACGATCTGTAGGCAGGCACCCTCGAGCCCAAAGAGCTGGAGTGCCTGCTCTCTCTCCTTTTCAAGTTGTCTCTTCGCCTCCTCATCCAGCGAATCGTCCGGCTCCGAGCATCTATAGATGATGCCCATGCGCAGAGATTTTGCCTCGATACCTGCGCTATCTAACAGCTGCCGGACCATCCGTTCGTAGCAGGCCAGCTGCAGCCGATGGTCTATGGTCACGACCGCCGAGTACTTGATATCGGCTATCAGGAGGTGTAAGCCTCCCCCGTAGTCGCGCTCCAGCCGCAGCAGGTCTGGCCTACCAGGGATCTGCCATCCCCTGTCGCTCTGGGCAAAGGTCATCCCCGGCTGGTAGAGCACGCACACTTCGCCGGGCTCAAGCTCCTGGATGCACTTGATGATGTGGGCGCTGTGATCGGCATCCCCTTGGAAGGTTGCAAAGGATTCTAATCGGTAGTGCTCCCCGATCTTGCCGATTATCTCCTGCTCAAAGACGTTGCCGGCGGAGGTGAGCATCGGCGGCACCTTGTGAGGTGACAGGCCGCATCTATGCAGGAAATCGTCGGTGTTGCCCTGGTCGTGTAAGCGCAACCTCAGGAAGCGCTCGCACTGTCCCACGCGCACGAATTCCGCCAAGCTGGTGGGCGTGATCCTCCGCTCCCCTGGATAGGCATCCCGCCTATCGGCACTTGCCTGCACCACAGTCTCCTTCCTCTCCATGTCGCTCACCGGAGCGGCTAAACATCTGGATGTAAGAAACTTACACCAAAGCTCAGGTGCCGTCAAATAGCTCGCCAAGATCTAACCAAATATTAACCTATCTAGCGCTAATTGTTGTATTATGTAAGGGCAAGCAAGGAGAGCATCATGGAACACTCCGACGACCCACCGATCTGGCACCATCTGCTGCACGACGAGGGTTTGGAAGCCTCTCAGGGGTGCCCTCGGTGCGCACAGTACGAGCAGATGCTGCTGAGGCTAGAGGAGGAGCTGTCGAGCATCCGCCGCTATCTGCTGATCTCCGACACCCGCAACCAGCTTCGCTACCTAGCACTTCGCAGGCGCGAGCTGAGGGACGACCAGGATATAGTCAATTAGGTTAGGCACCCACCTTATTGAGTATCCCCTGAGCCTCATCTCGAGAGGAGCCGGCGGCCACAACCACCACCGTCAGCCCTTGGGCGATCGCGCCCTCAACCTCGTCTATCTCCTCATCTGTGGCGCCCAGATCCTCTAGCAACTCGTCTATGGCCGCGTCCGGCTGGTGTGCATAGGCCACTGCCAGCGGGCCACCCACAACGGCGCCT from Thermobaculum terrenum ATCC BAA-798 includes:
- a CDS encoding bifunctional RecB family nuclease/DEAD/DEAH box helicase gives rise to the protein MERKETVVQASADRRDAYPGERRITPTSLAEFVRVGQCERFLRLRLHDQGNTDDFLHRCGLSPHKVPPMLTSAGNVFEQEIIGKIGEHYRLESFATFQGDADHSAHIIKCIQELEPGEVCVLYQPGMTFAQSDRGWQIPGRPDLLRLERDYGGGLHLLIADIKYSAVVTIDHRLQLACYERMVRQLLDSAGIEAKSLRMGIIYRCSEPDDSLDEEAKRQLEKEREQALQLFGLEGACLQIVEDPDVFAQMLDSLLLGEDSRAERVLASRFEDVFFHLNAGCDACVYSRFCLKWAYEHDDLSMIPFISTTEKSALLDAGLTKVQQVANLKRIVNGRLQTPTEQRELVRSLRRSWALASRLDELIYRAKRYVRHRYKQGESVRSDIPDNGYSSLPICSPEMHPNLVMIYIDSQYDYLQDCIYMLGARIVAHKGGVKHRSGNVVRITSGPPDPSSERELFLDWVKNLLVALDQLAVRNENGEAPIHLVFYDRDDQQHLLESLGRHLDAIFGATNLHDFITQVAAFDSPMVTFLSEEIRRFKNLPFHCQSLYMVASDLWVNGKRFQWDGNPNFKEIFKVGIFDCWGKLSDQEDSSWYMSRPRFGSDIPLEYAYAAWGRLDPPEYFQGRGDPYAGYRRGITLDLLRAFEVKRLEAIEHIASSLEPNKYTTKKGFRLPDLRDVESARTLADALEEFLTMERMVELSTWKENVQRRPEDRVLAGVSLIVRYEERLQPPEMLAEQQDLLAKGKSPSRYRLIVDASGTDLSVDEILALVDLGEDSKVIISPRWTRDTRPDATNKEPFAPTFRQILYGLRAKIDHIEAEGDEQGQVREAYVDVTVRNEHGVNPLNIKHYVFGTNDKSDMAAPLQDGQQYVLDQDPNDWYGLYCALVVRGLRESRNALYERLVSPGAQRVCWPQEAAQAQALFLQGLEWLASIGYLGEMEPSKREYVGQLGEASLLLVQGPPGTGKSTTTAYAVLARIQGAMAADMRLRVLLSCKTHAATDVLLGKVAEVLEQLESIRSQLPAAERDRFFKYFDKRLWALPLMRVTTREDSSSLQHPRIKLYTSNKACRNAARELEALSWAVLGATPASIRRMIYEHWRCKLDNPACLFGHDLIECLVLDEASQMNIPEAIMAALPLKLDGQLIVVGDHRQMPPIVQHDWESELRRTFQQFKTYRSLFQTLAEMQPRPKMIKFERSYRLHKDIARFLSDQIYKRYDDLNFYSQRQDVLPALDVDDPFVQAVLSPEHPLTVVLHDESQSQTRNEFECQLLEPVLRVLASPPLELDVDTGLGVVVPHRMQRMDLREHVPYIVRRDPETRQIVKSAVDTVERFQGDERDVIIVSATESDPAYLLQRSDFILDARRLNVALSRARKKLILLASRSVFDLLPPEEELFEQSLLWKALLRPSYTRLIWAGERHGHTVEVYGSVPPSGECTHP